Below is a window of Leifsonia sp. NPDC080035 DNA.
GGAGCGCGAGAAGGCGATGCGCATCGAGCAGCTGAACACCGGCGTCGAGCAGTTCCTGCGACCGCTGGTGGGAACCGGAGGCGGCGAACTCGGCGACGCCGAGGTGCTGCAGACCATCACGCGCATCCTTGAGCTGCAGTCCGACGACCGGCGCTGGTGGCTCGTCCAGTCGGAGTTCCTGCTGCTGGCGCTCCGCGACCCCTCGATCTCCGCCGAGTTCCTGCACTACCAGGACGGCTTCTTCGACGACCTGACCGAGATCGTGGTCGCGGCGCTCGCCAGCGCCCGGCGCCGGTTCACCATCGAGCCGTCGGAGGCGGTGCGGGTGATCGCGGAGCTGTGCGCGAACGGTGAGGCCAGGGCGCTGCTCTCCGGGGACGAGCGGCCGTTCGCGGAGCGGCTCTCAGAGTCCGTGCCAGCGATCCTGCTCGCACTCACGGAGCGCATCTGAAGCGGAATGTGATCGAACGCCAAGCCCACGCGGGTACGCTCGTGCGGAT
It encodes the following:
- a CDS encoding helix-turn-helix domain-containing protein, with amino-acid sequence MDSTALRDAAGQDAPVESARRQKTRARLLDAAFDVFAEHGVRAASVEMITEAAGFTRGAFYSNFSSKEELFFALMEREKAMRIEQLNTGVEQFLRPLVGTGGGELGDAEVLQTITRILELQSDDRRWWLVQSEFLLLALRDPSISAEFLHYQDGFFDDLTEIVVAALASARRRFTIEPSEAVRVIAELCANGEARALLSGDERPFAERLSESVPAILLALTERI